Proteins found in one Geomonas subterranea genomic segment:
- a CDS encoding type IV pilus twitching motility protein PilT, protein MQLNEILAIAMKAKGSDIHLKAGLPPIVRIDGSLRAIPNAERLSSEAVRNMAFSIMNERQKRIFEENYETDLSYGVPGLGRFRVNAFAQRGTVAMVLRAIPIAIPTLETLNLPPVLKKLALEQRGLILVTGTTGSGKSTTLASIIDYINEHRTCNIITIEDPVEYLHKDKKSLISQREVGFDTLTFGKALTSALRQDPDVILVGEMRDYETIETALTAAETGHLVLSTLHTLDAAETVNRVISVFPPFHQRQVRMQLAGILRGVVSQRLVPRIDGKGRVPAVEVMIGTARIRDCIDDKEKTKQIPDAIAQGHTSYGMQTFDQSLMQLLSRKLITYEEALRQSSNPDDFALKVSGISSTSDSSWDNFEEAEAPAEGGDKELVIEKY, encoded by the coding sequence ATGCAACTCAACGAGATCCTCGCCATAGCCATGAAGGCGAAGGGGTCGGACATCCATCTGAAGGCGGGACTTCCCCCCATCGTCAGGATCGACGGCTCCCTGCGTGCCATCCCCAACGCTGAAAGGCTCTCCAGCGAGGCGGTCAGGAACATGGCCTTCTCCATCATGAACGAGCGCCAGAAGCGGATCTTCGAGGAGAACTACGAGACGGACCTCTCCTACGGCGTGCCGGGTCTCGGACGCTTCCGCGTCAACGCCTTCGCCCAGCGCGGGACCGTCGCGATGGTGCTGCGCGCCATCCCGATCGCCATCCCGACGCTGGAGACGCTCAACCTGCCGCCGGTCTTGAAGAAGCTGGCGCTCGAGCAGCGTGGCCTGATCCTCGTCACCGGCACCACCGGCTCCGGCAAGTCCACGACGCTCGCCTCCATCATCGACTACATCAACGAGCACCGGACCTGCAACATCATCACCATCGAGGACCCGGTCGAGTACCTGCACAAGGACAAGAAGAGCCTGATCAGCCAGCGCGAGGTGGGCTTCGACACGCTCACCTTCGGCAAGGCCCTCACCTCGGCTCTGCGCCAGGACCCGGACGTCATCCTGGTGGGCGAGATGCGCGACTACGAGACCATCGAGACCGCGCTCACCGCGGCCGAGACCGGCCACCTGGTCCTCTCCACCCTGCACACCCTGGACGCCGCCGAGACGGTGAACAGGGTCATCTCCGTCTTCCCCCCCTTCCACCAGAGGCAGGTCAGGATGCAGCTGGCCGGCATACTGAGGGGAGTCGTCTCGCAGCGCCTGGTGCCCCGCATCGACGGCAAGGGGCGCGTTCCCGCGGTCGAGGTCATGATCGGCACCGCCCGTATCAGGGACTGCATCGACGACAAGGAAAAGACCAAGCAGATCCCGGACGCCATCGCCCAGGGGCATACCAGCTACGGGATGCAGACCTTCGACCAGTCGCTCATGCAGCTTTTGAGCAGGAAGCTGATCACCTACGAAGAGGCCCTGCGCCAGTCCAGCAATCCAGACGACTTCGCTCTCAAGGTCTCCGGCATCTCCTCCACCTCCGACTCCAGTTGGGACAACTTCGAGGAAGCGGAAGCGCCGGCCGAGGGTGGCGACAAGGAGCTGGTCATCGAGAAGTACTAG